Proteins encoded by one window of Arachis hypogaea cultivar Tifrunner chromosome 1, arahy.Tifrunner.gnm2.J5K5, whole genome shotgun sequence:
- the LOC112717985 gene encoding uncharacterized protein, protein MIDHSETQQHSQNNADLLAANSVLQAENQRLAELLATLQNGRDRKNDNKKINADQHEEHQSESNAKMGETIPKSVRRRTNPFSEEIMSFKMPQNFTLSMTLTPYKGIGDPKVHVTKFESMIFLNSDSDPLLCRSFPTFLDGAALLWFSNLPAGSINNFDEFAKIFINHFAASKIYVRDSDYLSTIKQGQHESLKDYMTRFTTAAMEIPDLNPEVQLHAIKSGLRPGKFQEAIAVAKPKTLEEFRDKAIGQIEIEELRETRRNEKPASRKEEERPYRPQNRDSKRPFRLAPKFDSYTKFNTKREDIIKEILHNKLIKPPSRAGTYQDQRYVDKTKHCAFHQKFGHTTDECVIAKDTLQ, encoded by the coding sequence ATGATTGACCATTCCGAAACTCAACAGCATTCTCAAAACAACGCCGATCTCCTTGCGGCCAATTCCGTCCTCCAGGCAGAAAACCAGAGGCTAGCCGAACTCCTCGCAACACTGCAGAATGGCAGAGATCGAAAGAACGACAATAAGAAGATAAATGCTGACCAACACGAGGAACATCAGTCGGAGTCTAACGCAAAAATGGGAGAGACAATCCCAAAGAGCGTCAGGCGCAGGACCAACCCGTTCTCCGAGGAAATAATGAGCTTCAAGATGCCGCAGAATTTCACACTTTCGATGACACTGACACCATACAAAGGAATCGGAGATCCTAAAGTCCACGTTACAAAATTTGAGTCTATGATATTCCTCAACAGTGACTCAGACCCTCTCCTGTGTCGATCTTTCCCAACGTTCCTAGATGGGGCTGCCTTATTATGGTTTTCTAACTTACCTGCAGGATCTATTAACAACTTTGACGAGTTCGCCAAAATCTTCATTAATCATTTTGCAGCATCCAAGATATACGTCAGGGACTCAGACTACCTCAGCACCATCAAGCAGGGACAGCACGAGAGCTTAAAGGATTACATGACACGTTTTACAACAGCAGCAATGGAAATCCCCGACCTCAACCCAGAAGTACAGCTGCACGCAATAAAGAGCGGTCTTAGGCCAGGCAAATTCCAAGAAGCAATCGCTGTGGCGAAACCAAAAACACTGGAGGAATTCCGAGATAAGGCGATAGGGCAAATCGAAATAGAGGAACTCCGTGAAACTCGGAGGAACGAAAAGCCCGCGtctagaaaagaagaagaaagaccaTACAGGCCCCAGAACAGAGACTCTAAAAGGCCTTTCAGGCTAGCCCCGAAGTTCGATTCTTATACCAAGTTCAACACCAAAAGGGAGGATATAATCAAAGAGATCCTCCACAACAAACTCATCAAACCACCAAGCCGAGCTGGCACATACCAAGACCAGAGATATGTAGACAAGACTAAACACTGCGCTTTCCATCAAAAGTTTGGGCACACCACGGACGAGTGCGTCATAGCCAAAGACACATTGCAATGA